From Salmo salar chromosome ssa04, Ssal_v3.1, whole genome shotgun sequence, one genomic window encodes:
- the LOC106603033 gene encoding CXXC-type zinc finger protein 5 isoform X2, with protein sequence MSSGSRDRTAEALERNSCTEDVPVIERRNRSGIISEPLSKSLKRSRTLSQYTAACPTNTNGHAHHNGEAKSHPAKPQPPPQPQPTVSALAAAKLDRTLEQVLEGQNGLLHFAQAAELLKRAGMEHMLLPGGMGMGMGGSDSGSGASDLEGSSAVDSVGGVADFPYGVGGGFPFNPGLFIMTPAGVFLADSALHMAGLAEYPAQSELASAINSGKKKRKRCGMCPPCRRRINCETCSSCRNRKTGHQICKFRKCEELKKKPSAALEVMLPTGAAFRWFQ encoded by the coding sequence ATGTCTAGCGGAAGCCGAGACCGGACAGCCGAGGCCCTGGAGCGGAACAGCTGCACGGAGGATGTCCCTGTCATTGAGCGCAGGAACCGCAGTGGCATCATCAGTGAGCCCCTGAGTAAGAGCCTTAAGAGGTCCCGCACCCTCTCCCAGTACACAGCCGCCTGCCCCACCAACACTAATGGACACGCACACCACAATGGAGAGGCCAAGAGCCACCCGGCCAAGCCCCAGCcacccccacagccccagcccacCGTCTCAGCGCTTGCGGCAGCCAAGCTGGACCGCACCCTGGAGCAGGTCTTGGAGGGACAGAACGGCCTGCTGCACTTTGCCCAGGCGGCGGAGCTGCTAAAGAGGGCTGGGATGGAGCACATGCTGCTGCCGGGGggcatggggatggggatggggggtaGCGATTCAGGCTCAGGGGCAAGCGACTTGGAGGGTTCGTCTGCTGTGGACTCTGTTGGCGGTGTTGCGGACTTCCCGTACGGTGTTGGAGGCGGCTTCCCGTTCAACCCGGGGCTGTTCATCATGACACCGGCAGGAGTGTTCTTGGCCGACAGCGCGCTGCACATGGCCGGCCTGGCCGAGTACCCGGCGCAGAGCGAGCTGGCCTCGGCCATCAACTCCGGCAAAAAGAAGCGGAAACGCTGCGGCATGTGCCCGCCCTGCCGCCGGCGGATTAACTGCGAGACGTGCAGCAGCTGCCGGAACCGCAAAACGGGCCACCAGATCTGCAAGTTCCGCAAATGTGAGGAGCTGAAAAAGAAACCGTCTGCCGCTCTGGAG
- the LOC106603033 gene encoding CXXC-type zinc finger protein 5 isoform X1, producing MSSGSRDRTAEALERNSCTEDVPVIERRNRSGIISEPLSKSLKRSRTLSQYTAACPTNTNGHAHHNGEAKSHPAKPQPPPQPQPTVSALAAAKLDRTLEQVLEGQNGLLHFAQAAELLKRAGMEHMLLPGGMGMGMGGSDSGSGASDLEGSSAVDSVGGVADFPYGVGGGFPFNPGLFIMTPAGVFLADSALHMAGLAEYPAQSELASAINSGKKKRKRCGMCPPCRRRINCETCSSCRNRKTGHQICKFRKCEELKKKPSAALEKVMLPTGAAFRWFQ from the coding sequence ATGTCTAGCGGAAGCCGAGACCGGACAGCCGAGGCCCTGGAGCGGAACAGCTGCACGGAGGATGTCCCTGTCATTGAGCGCAGGAACCGCAGTGGCATCATCAGTGAGCCCCTGAGTAAGAGCCTTAAGAGGTCCCGCACCCTCTCCCAGTACACAGCCGCCTGCCCCACCAACACTAATGGACACGCACACCACAATGGAGAGGCCAAGAGCCACCCGGCCAAGCCCCAGCcacccccacagccccagcccacCGTCTCAGCGCTTGCGGCAGCCAAGCTGGACCGCACCCTGGAGCAGGTCTTGGAGGGACAGAACGGCCTGCTGCACTTTGCCCAGGCGGCGGAGCTGCTAAAGAGGGCTGGGATGGAGCACATGCTGCTGCCGGGGggcatggggatggggatggggggtaGCGATTCAGGCTCAGGGGCAAGCGACTTGGAGGGTTCGTCTGCTGTGGACTCTGTTGGCGGTGTTGCGGACTTCCCGTACGGTGTTGGAGGCGGCTTCCCGTTCAACCCGGGGCTGTTCATCATGACACCGGCAGGAGTGTTCTTGGCCGACAGCGCGCTGCACATGGCCGGCCTGGCCGAGTACCCGGCGCAGAGCGAGCTGGCCTCGGCCATCAACTCCGGCAAAAAGAAGCGGAAACGCTGCGGCATGTGCCCGCCCTGCCGCCGGCGGATTAACTGCGAGACGTGCAGCAGCTGCCGGAACCGCAAAACGGGCCACCAGATCTGCAAGTTCCGCAAATGTGAGGAGCTGAAAAAGAAACCGTCTGCCGCTCTGGAG
- the LOC106603036 gene encoding ubiquitin-conjugating enzyme E2 D2, with translation MALKRIHKELNDLARDPPAQCSAGPVGDDMFHWQATIMGPNDSPYQGGVFFLTIHFPTDYPFKPPKVAFTTRIYHPNINSNGSICLDILRSQWSPALTISKVLLSICSLLCDPNPDDPLVPEIARIYKTDREKYNRIAREWTQKYAM, from the exons ATGGCCCTGAAAAGAATTCATAAG GAGTTAAATGATTTGGCTCGTGACCCTCCAGCACAGTGCTCCGCAGGACCAGTGGGAGATGACA TGTTTCACTGGCAGGCTACAATAATGGGACCT AATGACAGTCCGTATCAGGGCGGCGTGTTCTTCTTGACCATTCACTTCCCCACTGACTATCCCTTCAAACCACCAAAG GTTGCATTCACCACAAGAATCTACCACCCGAACATCAACAGCAATGGCAGCATCTGCTTGGACATCCTGAGGTCGCAGTGGTCGCCAGCACTCACCATCTCCAAAG TCCTCCTGTCCATCTGCTCACTTCTGTGTGACCCAAACCCAGACGACCCACTAGTGCCTGAGATCGCCCGCATCTACAAGACAGACAGGGAAAA ATACAACAGAATAGCCCGGGAATGGACACAGAAATATGCAATGTAG